In the genome of Patescibacteria group bacterium, the window GAAGTCTCCTGCGATTTTTCTGGCGTCTTCTTCGGTCGTGCTGTCTTTAATTTGTTCAGACAATGTATAGGCGACAAAGTGTTTGCCGTTGCTTCCGTAGTGGTAGCCACCATTAGATCGGTCTGGAGAGGGGTCTTTCGGTACAGCAGTGAGATACTTCTTGAATTCAGCCATCACTGCTGTAGTAAAGTCGTCAGGATCGTTCATGTCAAGATACCTTACCCCTTCTGGATCGCATGGATCTCCTGGCCAGCTTTTCGTGCAGAGATAGTGTTTGGCCTCCGTCTTGTACATCTCGGCAGCGTTGCCTATGGTCTGGAGGTCAGTTTTTCTCTTGGCATCTCTAGATTTAGTTTGAGATGAAAGAATTCCGACGGAAACGATCGTGGTCAAGAGCCCGATAATGAAAATGACGAGCATTATCTCGACCAATGTAAAACCTTTTATCTTTTTCATAACCCCTCACTTAGAAAATAATATTTGTCTAATTATATCATAAAATTGTAGCAATATACGAAGCAGTTTGTTTTGCCAAAACTTTATTGTATAATATGGGAAACATCATAATGGGAGGGAAGATGAGAAGCAAAGATTTGAAAGACAAGAAGATTCAAAACAAGGTTCTTTTGCTCATGGTACTTGTGGCGGCCGTTTTTGTCATTGTAGCAGTTGCCTTTGGTTCGAGATTATAGTTTTCACAGAATTTTGAAGTCCGAAAATGTTCTTTGCCTTTGGCCGGGGACATTTTTGTTGATATAATGTTTTCACATGGCAAAGCAAAAAAATTTCATCTTAGCGATTTCTGGAGTTTCTGGCGCCGGCAAGACTTCCGTGGCCAAGGTTCTAGAGAGTAATTCAGAATTTCAATCCATACCTTCCTGCACCACGAGGTTGCCAAGACCAGGCGAGACCAACGGCGTGGATTATTTTTTCATCTCAGATGAAGAATTCGATCTCCTGAAGGCCAAGAAAGCCTTTGTCGAATCGGTTGAGGCCAATGGGGCTAGATACGGGAAGAGAAAAGTTGATTTTGACAATGCTTTCAAAGCAGGCAAGACTCCTTACATTATTGTCGATTTCAAGGGCATTCTTGAGTACAAGAAGAAATTCAAATCTGCCCTCACTATATATATTGCTCCGCCCAGCATAGAGGACGCAATCGAACGGTTGAAAAAGAGGGGGACAGAAACCGCAGACCAGATTAAAATTCGTCTTTCCCAATACAAAAATGATATTGCTGGGGAGAAGGGGTGCGACTACACGATCGTCAACGATTCTTTGGAGCGAGCGCAAGCGGAACTTCTCCAAATCGTCGAAAAAGAAAAGAAAAAACGCCAGGCAAGAAAAAATATTGCCAGATATCTCCTTTTGCCGCTTCTATTTTTATTTCTCGCTGGTGCCGCGTACGCCAGCCAAGAAGTTGATTTCAAGAATTTACCTTATATAAATAAGTTTTTCCCCGTAGAGACGGAGGAGGTCAAATCGACCGAAGAAGCCGTCGCCCCGGCCGAAACCGCACCAGCGGCAGTCGAAACCCCCACGATTGTAGCCCCACCGCCCAAGGCAGTCGCCAATACAATCAAGAAGGCTCCGCCTAAGACAGAAGCGCCCAAAACCACCCCAGTTGAGGAAACTAAGCAAAACACCGATGGCTCAGCCACTACTACAGTTTCAACCAGTGGTGGAGCTAGCTCGGCTGATCTTGCCAAAGCCGCTGCTTCAGCCGGCGTTGTTGTCAATTCAATCTCCGACATTCCCTTTACTGATCAAACTGGTAGTCACTCTGATTTGGGCCAAATCCTAAAGGATTATTTGAGCTCGACGTTGGAGCATCGCGATGAAGTAACTTCGCTAAAATCAATTACTCTCGAGGACGCTGGCGCGACTGGCTGGAACGGACAGTACTTGGGCTCTTATACAATCGGCTCAGACGGCCGTGATATCACAAGTGCAAACGGCACAATAATTTTGAATTCTTACTATTATAATGACTCGCCAATTTTCAATGACTACATGAAACTGATTTTTTCTCATGAGTATGGACATCACTACACGCTCTATCACAAGTGGGTTGACTGGGATCTCTCGATCACAGAACGCCTGCCAGACAGCTACTATTCGACACGTCCTCTCTCGGAAACAACGACCGCAGTTGACTACTCCTTGGGCTGGCGCAATTGCGAATCTGAGATAATCGCCGAAGATTATTCATATATATATTCAGGCTACGGCGTCAATGCGATGGCTGCTACTTACGGCTATCCGAGTTCTGCGCTCAGATCATGGTTAGAACAGATCGGTAGTTCGGAGCTGTTGTCCTCAACTGTCGCCAACAATCCGCCAATCTTAACGATTACCGCGCCTTCAGTTAGCGCTAATTTATCTGGCACTGCGGATTTCTCAGCTGATGCCACCGACGATCACGGGGTCGGCAAAGTCTCGTTTTATATTGACGAAAATTTAATTTCGGAGGATTCCACAGCACCTTATGCGGCGCCAATCACTACATTAAATTACCAGAACGGCGCCCATACTCTCAAAGCGGTTGCAACGGACGGGGTTTTGACGGCTGAGCAGTCAATAATTGTGAGTATCGACAATCAAACTAACGACACAGAGAAGCCAACTATCTCGGTCCTTTCACCAGACAGTAATCCTATTACTATCACGCAAAACAATCTTCTAATTCATGCTGTCGCTACTGACAACGATCAGGTCGCCAAAATCGAGATGTATCACAACGACACCTTACAGGAAAGCTGGGACACTTCGGATCTCAGCTTGAAAATTACCCTGAGCACGCCAGGAACTTATGATCTTAAATTCAAGGCATACGACAGGGCCGGCAATAGCGTTGAGATAGTTTTGTCAGTCATCCGTGCTCTTCTGACACCACCGACTCCATAGCTGTAGTGCCTCGACTAGCAAGGCCTAATAAGGAAAGAGCTACCGATTAGCAGTAAATTTCATTCTGAAATTAGCTAGTCTAGCAGGCGTAAAAACTTGTCTGTTGATAAGTCCCAATAAAAGCACCATATATAGTGTTTAGCACCAGTGGCTTCATACTACATATGGTGCTTTTATATTTTTGTTTGATTGACCGAACAAAAAGCGAAAGGTAGAATTAATCTTGCCACGAAAATTTATTCAATTTATTTATTTTTAGGAGGGAGACACAAATGTTCACAAAGATCAGAAAACGAAACGGCAAGATGGTCGAATTCGATGTCGAGAAGATTGCCAAAGCTATCGCCAAAGCCGGGCACGCTACTGGTGAGTTTGACGAAGCCGCGGCTCACAAATTGGCTTTGAAGGTGGCTAAATCTGCCGAGACCAAAGTACGTCGCAAAACACCAACAGTTGAGGAAATTCAAGACATTGTTGAGGATGTATTGCTCGATTCAAATTTTAAGCTTACTGCCAAATCATATATTATCTATCGTCAAAAACATTCTGAGATGCGCGAATTGGCCGAGACTCAGAGAGTCGACCTGATGGAGCAGTATTTGAACAATCTTGACTGGCAGGTCAAGGAAAATTCAAATATGGCTTATTCGCTTCAGGGTCTCAACAATTACGTCTCATCTGAAGTCTCGAAAAGTTATTGGCTTCACAAGGTTTATCCAGACGAAGTTGCTCGTGCTAATGCCGAGGGTGATATGCACATTCACGATCTAGACAAACTCTCTACATACTGTGTCGGATGGGATTTGCAGGATCTCTTGCGGGTAGGCTTCAAGGGAGCCGAAGGAAAAATCGAAAGCACACCAGCCAAACATTTGAAGACTGCGCTAGGCCAACTAGTCAATTTCTTCTACACACTTCAGGGCGAATCAGCCGGTGCCCAGGCCGTCTCAAACTTTGATACTTTGCTCGCTCCATTTATCCGATACGACAAACTTTCTCGTGCAGAAGTGAAGCAAGCGATGCAGGAATTTATGTTCAATATGAACGTGCCAACTCGTGTTGGTTTCCAGACTCCTTTTACCAATGTCACGATGGATCTTACTTGCCCTGGCACTTTGGCCAACGAGCCAGTGATAATCGGCGGCAAACCTCAAAAGGAAACGTACAAGGAATTCGACAAAGAGAGAGATCTTTTCAACGACATCTTCGCCGAAGTAGTGGCTGAGGGCGACGCCAAAGGAAGAGTATTTACTTTCCCAATCCCAACCTACAACATTACCAAGGATTTTGACTGGGGCAACAAAAATATCGACGGCATTTGGAAAATGACAGCCAAATACGGTATTCCATATTTCTCCAATTTCATTAACTCAGAGATGAGCCCAGACGATGCCAGAAGCATGTGTTGCCGACTTCGCCTGGACAATCGTGAGCTTCGCAAACGTGGCGGCGGACTCTTCGGCGCCAATCCACTGACCGGTTCGGTCGGTGTTGTCACTATTAACTTGCCACGACTTGGTTTCCGCTCACGTGACCGAAGAGAATTTTTTCACAATTTGTCATACATCATGGATCTTGCCAAAGATTCTCTCGAGATGAAAAGGAAAGTTCTAGAGCAAATGACCGACGCTGGGCTTTATCCTTTCTCCAAATTTTATCTTCGCGAGATCAAGAAACGAGACGGCCGCTACTGGGGCAATCACTTTTCCACCATCGGCTTGCTTGGTATGAACGAAGCTGCCTTGAATCTTCTCGGCCGCGATATCGCTACTGCCGAAGGTCACCAGTTTGCTCGTGAGGTCCTGGAATTCATGAGAGAGAGAATGGCTCAATATCAGAACGAAACTGGCAACTACTACAATCTTGAGGCTACTCCAGCCGAAGGTACTTCATATCGCTTGGCCCTAAAAGACAAGAAACGCTATCCTGAAATTATGGTCGCCAACGAAAGCGCTTTTGAGGAGGGAATCGCCCCATATTACACCAATTCTTCCCACATCCCTGTCGACTACACCGACGACGCATTCGAATTGCTCGATCTTCAGGATGATCTCCAGACCAAATACACTGGCGGCACAGTCATCCACTTATTTGTCGGAGAAGAGATCAAGGACACGGAAGCAGTCAAGAATTTCGTCAAAACAGTTTGCGAAAACTATCATTTGCCTTACTTTACCATCACTCCAACCTTCTCAATCTGTCCAAATCACGGTTATATCGCCGGTAAGCACATGGTTTGCAAGAAGTGTGGAGCACAGAACGAAGTCTATTCCAGAATTGTTG includes:
- a CDS encoding prepilin-type N-terminal cleavage/methylation domain-containing protein, whose translation is MKKIKGFTLVEIMLVIFIIGLLTTIVSVGILSSQTKSRDAKRKTDLQTIGNAAEMYKTEAKHYLCTKSWPGDPCDPEGVRYLDMNDPDDFTTAVMAEFKKYLTAVPKDPSPDRSNGGYHYGSNGKHFVAYTLSEQIKDSTTEEDARKIAGDFYYPGCPANDSKESYQVSSSADVIGCIPWN
- a CDS encoding Ig-like domain-containing protein: MAKQKNFILAISGVSGAGKTSVAKVLESNSEFQSIPSCTTRLPRPGETNGVDYFFISDEEFDLLKAKKAFVESVEANGARYGKRKVDFDNAFKAGKTPYIIVDFKGILEYKKKFKSALTIYIAPPSIEDAIERLKKRGTETADQIKIRLSQYKNDIAGEKGCDYTIVNDSLERAQAELLQIVEKEKKKRQARKNIARYLLLPLLFLFLAGAAYASQEVDFKNLPYINKFFPVETEEVKSTEEAVAPAETAPAAVETPTIVAPPPKAVANTIKKAPPKTEAPKTTPVEETKQNTDGSATTTVSTSGGASSADLAKAAASAGVVVNSISDIPFTDQTGSHSDLGQILKDYLSSTLEHRDEVTSLKSITLEDAGATGWNGQYLGSYTIGSDGRDITSANGTIILNSYYYNDSPIFNDYMKLIFSHEYGHHYTLYHKWVDWDLSITERLPDSYYSTRPLSETTTAVDYSLGWRNCESEIIAEDYSYIYSGYGVNAMAATYGYPSSALRSWLEQIGSSELLSSTVANNPPILTITAPSVSANLSGTADFSADATDDHGVGKVSFYIDENLISEDSTAPYAAPITTLNYQNGAHTLKAVATDGVLTAEQSIIVSIDNQTNDTEKPTISVLSPDSNPITITQNNLLIHAVATDNDQVAKIEMYHNDTLQESWDTSDLSLKITLSTPGTYDLKFKAYDRAGNSVEIVLSVIRALLTPPTP
- a CDS encoding ribonucleoside triphosphate reductase, which codes for MFTKIRKRNGKMVEFDVEKIAKAIAKAGHATGEFDEAAAHKLALKVAKSAETKVRRKTPTVEEIQDIVEDVLLDSNFKLTAKSYIIYRQKHSEMRELAETQRVDLMEQYLNNLDWQVKENSNMAYSLQGLNNYVSSEVSKSYWLHKVYPDEVARANAEGDMHIHDLDKLSTYCVGWDLQDLLRVGFKGAEGKIESTPAKHLKTALGQLVNFFYTLQGESAGAQAVSNFDTLLAPFIRYDKLSRAEVKQAMQEFMFNMNVPTRVGFQTPFTNVTMDLTCPGTLANEPVIIGGKPQKETYKEFDKERDLFNDIFAEVVAEGDAKGRVFTFPIPTYNITKDFDWGNKNIDGIWKMTAKYGIPYFSNFINSEMSPDDARSMCCRLRLDNRELRKRGGGLFGANPLTGSVGVVTINLPRLGFRSRDRREFFHNLSYIMDLAKDSLEMKRKVLEQMTDAGLYPFSKFYLREIKKRDGRYWGNHFSTIGLLGMNEAALNLLGRDIATAEGHQFAREVLEFMRERMAQYQNETGNYYNLEATPAEGTSYRLALKDKKRYPEIMVANESAFEEGIAPYYTNSSHIPVDYTDDAFELLDLQDDLQTKYTGGTVIHLFVGEEIKDTEAVKNFVKTVCENYHLPYFTITPTFSICPNHGYIAGKHMVCKKCGAQNEVYSRIVGYIRPIQQWNAGKRAEFDDRNTYKVDAKSKIKALQIEEAQSESLFDEVKGKVADAVETVTAELLPAELTKAEQEALV